One segment of Halococcus salsus DNA contains the following:
- a CDS encoding ion transporter, with translation MHDTTDDPPPKHRLATLLATGEGGTPRQLVDWCVMALIVLNALLVMLETVGSLDAQYGHLFEAFALFSIAAFTVEYVARVWAATAGETYTRPVIGRLRYMARPYPLIDLLAIAPFYLAAALGNVDLLFLMRPIWLLRLTRLTRYSSRMQTLERVIWAKREDLSIALSGATVLLVIASSLLYYAEHDAQPEAFSSIPAALWWGIATLTTVGYGDVVPVTPLGKALAGLTMVGGVAFFALPASILASGFLEDREATPMTCPHCGERLGARDPNRPPHHED, from the coding sequence ATGCACGACACGACGGACGACCCGCCACCGAAGCACCGTCTCGCCACGTTGCTCGCGACCGGCGAGGGCGGCACCCCCAGACAGCTGGTCGACTGGTGTGTGATGGCGCTGATCGTCCTGAACGCACTCCTGGTGATGCTCGAAACCGTCGGGTCGCTCGACGCCCAGTACGGCCACCTCTTCGAGGCGTTCGCGCTGTTCTCGATCGCGGCCTTCACCGTCGAGTACGTCGCGCGGGTCTGGGCGGCCACCGCGGGCGAGACCTACACCCGGCCGGTGATCGGGCGATTGCGCTACATGGCCCGGCCGTACCCGCTCATCGACCTGCTCGCCATCGCCCCGTTCTACCTCGCGGCCGCCCTCGGGAACGTCGACCTGTTGTTCCTCATGCGGCCGATCTGGCTCCTCCGACTGACCCGCCTCACCCGGTATTCGAGCCGGATGCAGACGCTCGAACGGGTCATCTGGGCCAAACGCGAGGACCTCTCGATCGCGCTCTCGGGCGCGACGGTCCTGCTGGTGATCGCGTCGAGCCTGCTCTACTACGCCGAACACGACGCCCAGCCCGAGGCCTTCTCGAGCATCCCGGCCGCCCTCTGGTGGGGGATCGCGACGCTGACGACCGTCGGCTACGGCGACGTGGTTCCAGTTACCCCGCTCGGGAAGGCGCTGGCGGGTCTCACGATGGTCGGCGGGGTCGCCTTCTTCGCGCTGCCGGCGAGCATCCTCGCCTCGGGCTTCCTCGAAGACCGCGA